The following coding sequences are from one Leptospira mayottensis 200901116 window:
- a CDS encoding metal-sulfur cluster assembly factor, giving the protein MLEAPTNTLEGQIYEEVRKVEDPEIGISVAELGLIYRIKVEGSKAKIDMTYTSMACPAGPQMKQQIKDHALRVEGITDAEVEVVWVPKWDPREMATEEAKMDLGIFD; this is encoded by the coding sequence ATGTTAGAAGCTCCTACAAACACATTGGAAGGACAGATCTACGAAGAAGTGAGAAAAGTGGAAGATCCCGAAATCGGAATTTCCGTCGCTGAGCTTGGACTCATTTATAGGATTAAGGTAGAAGGTTCTAAAGCGAAGATTGATATGACTTATACTTCGATGGCATGTCCGGCTGGTCCTCAGATGAAACAACAGATCAAGGATCATGCACTCCGAGTGGAGGGAATCACCGATGCTGAAGTGGAAGTTGTTTGGGTCCCTAAATGGGACCCGAGAGAAATGGCCACGGAAGAAGCCAAAATGGATTTGGGGATTTTTGATTGA
- the sufU gene encoding Fe-S cluster assembly sulfur transfer protein SufU has protein sequence MSLSDSLYKEVILDHYQNPRFRGKLEPADLSEHGINPLCGDELELTINLDGDKIADVRVMGKGCSISQASGSMMAESIRGKTVFEAEHILSRFKNMFLEDKDPKFDEELEDLESMESVKKIPARIKCAVLPWNTLERALSRIEK, from the coding sequence GTGTCCTTAAGCGATAGTCTTTATAAAGAAGTTATACTTGATCACTATCAAAATCCGAGATTTCGAGGTAAGCTTGAGCCTGCGGATCTATCTGAACATGGGATCAATCCTCTATGTGGAGACGAACTCGAACTTACGATCAATCTTGACGGAGATAAAATTGCAGACGTTCGTGTAATGGGAAAGGGATGTTCGATTTCTCAAGCCTCCGGTTCCATGATGGCCGAATCAATTCGCGGAAAAACAGTTTTCGAAGCGGAACATATTCTTTCCCGTTTTAAAAATATGTTCCTGGAAGACAAAGATCCTAAGTTTGACGAAGAATTGGAAGACTTAGAATCGATGGAATCCGTGAAAAAAATTCCTGCAAGAATCAAATGTGCGGTTCTTCCTTGGAATACTTTAGAAAGGGCGCTCTCTCGAATCGAAAAGTAG
- a CDS encoding cysteine desulfurase — translation MNFSAERIRTDFPILGTMMNGKPLVFLDSAASSQKPFTVIDRIEKYYREENANIHRGIYYLSQKATEKYELSRIRLSKFIGAQCAKVCIFTRNATESINLVAQTWGRTQVKEGDEIVLNELEHHSNIVPWQILAQEKKAVLRFISLNEDSTLDLSNLNEIITTKTKLVAVAQMSNVTGTIHDLAPIQKRAKEVGAKVLVDGAQGVCHLPVNMKEMDYDFYVFSAHKMLGPTGVGVLYAKEEILEEMPPWMGGGDMIAHVYKERSTYAELPSKLEAGTPNIAGVIGFESAIEYLETIGMQEVRNHEVELLTYALDRLDDFGGLELYGTRDLSKRGGVISFNFPGVHPHDVGTILDEEGIAIRVGHHCAQPFMAFKNIPGTCRASLYLYNTKSDIDRLIEGLIKVKEIFSRVLKR, via the coding sequence ATGAATTTCTCAGCCGAAAGAATTAGAACTGATTTCCCGATTTTGGGAACAATGATGAACGGGAAACCTCTCGTCTTTTTGGACAGTGCGGCTAGTTCTCAAAAACCCTTTACGGTCATCGATAGAATCGAAAAGTATTATAGAGAAGAGAACGCAAACATACATCGTGGAATTTATTATCTTTCTCAAAAGGCCACGGAAAAATACGAATTGAGTAGAATTCGTCTTTCTAAATTTATTGGGGCCCAGTGCGCGAAGGTTTGTATCTTTACGAGAAACGCGACCGAATCGATCAACTTAGTCGCTCAGACTTGGGGAAGGACTCAAGTCAAAGAAGGAGACGAGATTGTACTCAACGAACTCGAACACCATTCCAACATCGTACCTTGGCAAATTCTCGCTCAGGAAAAAAAAGCGGTATTAAGATTCATTTCTTTGAACGAAGACAGCACGTTGGATCTGAGCAATTTGAACGAGATCATCACGACTAAGACAAAGTTAGTCGCCGTTGCTCAGATGTCGAATGTGACCGGAACGATTCACGATCTCGCTCCGATTCAGAAAAGAGCGAAAGAAGTAGGGGCCAAGGTTCTTGTGGACGGGGCTCAGGGGGTTTGTCATCTACCGGTGAATATGAAGGAAATGGATTATGATTTCTACGTATTTTCCGCGCATAAGATGCTCGGCCCAACCGGAGTCGGAGTTCTTTACGCAAAAGAGGAAATATTAGAAGAGATGCCTCCTTGGATGGGAGGAGGGGATATGATCGCTCACGTTTATAAGGAAAGATCCACGTATGCGGAACTTCCTTCCAAACTTGAGGCGGGAACTCCTAACATCGCGGGAGTGATCGGTTTCGAGTCTGCGATCGAATATCTTGAAACGATCGGAATGCAGGAAGTCAGAAATCACGAAGTGGAACTTCTCACTTACGCGCTCGATCGACTGGACGATTTCGGCGGATTAGAACTTTACGGAACGAGAGATTTATCCAAAAGAGGAGGAGTAATTTCTTTCAACTTTCCGGGAGTGCATCCGCACGATGTCGGAACCATTCTAGACGAAGAGGGAATTGCGATCCGGGTCGGACATCACTGCGCTCAACCTTTTATGGCGTTTAAGAATATACCGGGAACTTGCCGAGCGAGTCTCTATCTTTACAATACAAAAAGCGACATCGATCGGTTGATAGAGGGTCTAATTAAGGTGAAGGAGATATTCTCCCGTGTCCTTAAGCGATAG
- a CDS encoding non-heme iron oxygenase ferredoxin subunit: protein MSFRKLANLSEVENGKVKVVETRYNRIGITSLDGNLYAFEDVCTHDGEAISEGELCGDVITCPRHEAQFSIKTGKALCMPAVEDLPVYPVRIVGDSIEVDLED from the coding sequence ATGAGCTTTCGTAAACTCGCAAATCTGTCCGAAGTCGAAAACGGGAAAGTCAAAGTAGTTGAAACCAGATATAATAGGATCGGGATCACGAGTTTGGACGGTAACCTTTACGCATTTGAAGACGTCTGTACACATGACGGAGAGGCTATATCTGAGGGGGAATTGTGTGGAGACGTAATCACCTGCCCGAGGCATGAAGCGCAGTTTTCCATCAAAACCGGAAAGGCGCTTTGTATGCCCGCTGTGGAAGATCTCCCCGTGTATCCCGTGAGAATCGTAGGTGACTCCATTGAAGTGGATTTGGAGGATTGA
- the sufD gene encoding Fe-S cluster assembly protein SufD has protein sequence MSLETQFENLLSRSGEPQTLKDFRAKVFAKFRTLKIPGSENESWRKIPLSNFHPEEFTEPPGTDAVSWKAPDGVKFQRADSLSGKELEFFLNNLESIFQKRNEEWFTLYSLSNFTHGIYLEVENDLILKEEIEIKFRLEKENKILPIFVVKIGNHSKAFIAERYECPEKKDFKLFQGLTVIYTGAESRVSYVGIESFGSSVFHFQNLFSDQKENSDVKIAKITPGGYKGKNLIGVELSGKGARARVIGLAPMAAREFQDSEVKIVHKESHTESSILYRGAFKDKAHHIFTGNLHIPNSCKNVNAIQINNNLLLSRSARAESIPKLEVYAENVKCEHGATVGEIDEEQLFYLASRGIDEDEARRMIVDGFLGQVIGEIESDSIQQELFELIVYKVEGPI, from the coding sequence ATGTCTTTAGAAACTCAGTTTGAGAATCTGCTTTCTCGTAGTGGAGAACCTCAGACTCTGAAAGATTTTCGCGCTAAGGTTTTTGCAAAATTTCGAACTCTGAAAATTCCGGGATCGGAAAACGAATCCTGGAGAAAAATTCCGCTTTCTAATTTTCATCCGGAAGAATTTACCGAACCCCCCGGCACGGACGCGGTTTCTTGGAAGGCTCCCGATGGAGTCAAATTTCAAAGAGCGGACTCTCTTTCCGGAAAAGAACTCGAATTCTTTTTAAACAACCTTGAAAGTATATTCCAAAAACGGAATGAAGAATGGTTTACGCTTTACAGCCTTTCCAACTTTACTCACGGGATCTATCTCGAAGTGGAAAACGATCTCATTCTCAAAGAAGAAATCGAAATCAAGTTTCGACTTGAGAAGGAAAATAAAATTCTCCCCATCTTTGTGGTAAAAATCGGAAATCACAGCAAGGCGTTTATCGCGGAACGATACGAATGCCCGGAAAAGAAAGACTTCAAACTCTTCCAAGGTCTTACCGTGATTTACACGGGAGCCGAATCCAGGGTTTCTTATGTCGGAATCGAATCCTTTGGTTCTTCCGTATTCCATTTTCAGAATCTGTTCTCTGATCAAAAGGAGAACTCAGACGTTAAGATCGCAAAAATCACTCCCGGGGGATATAAGGGCAAAAATCTTATAGGCGTCGAACTTTCCGGCAAAGGTGCGAGAGCGAGAGTGATCGGTTTGGCTCCGATGGCGGCGAGAGAATTCCAGGACTCTGAGGTGAAGATTGTTCACAAAGAAAGTCATACGGAAAGTTCGATTCTTTACAGAGGCGCTTTCAAGGATAAGGCACATCATATTTTTACCGGAAATCTTCATATTCCAAATTCCTGCAAAAACGTAAATGCGATTCAAATCAACAACAACCTTCTTTTGAGCCGTTCCGCTAGGGCGGAATCGATTCCGAAGTTGGAAGTGTATGCGGAAAACGTAAAGTGTGAACACGGGGCCACCGTCGGAGAGATTGACGAAGAACAGTTGTTCTATCTGGCTTCTAGGGGAATTGATGAGGACGAGGCCAGAAGGATGATCGTGGACGGGTTTTTAGGCCAAGTCATCGGTGAAATCGAATCCGATTCTATACAACAAGAACTTTTTGAGTTGATTGTATACAAAGTAGAAGGTCCGATATGA
- the sufC gene encoding Fe-S cluster assembly ATPase SufC codes for MTEILKIQDLRAGIQTGDSGEIKEIVKGVNLTIRSGEIHAIMGPNGSGKSTLSNVIMGHPKYQVLSGDILFEKKSILDLPTNERARLGIFLCFQYPTSIPGVTIGNFLKTIVKSVRGKELPVKEFRKELKEAMAALDIPESFIARYVNDGFSGGEKKRNEILQMGLLKPKLSVLDETDSGLDIDALRIVSEGINRNKTPEKSILLITHYQRMLNYITPDFVHVFAKGKILKTGTRELALELEEKGYDWVLAESGD; via the coding sequence GTGACCGAGATTTTAAAAATCCAGGACCTCAGGGCGGGAATTCAGACTGGCGATTCTGGAGAAATCAAAGAGATCGTAAAGGGAGTCAATCTCACGATTCGATCCGGAGAGATTCATGCCATTATGGGACCGAACGGCTCCGGAAAAAGCACGCTTTCCAACGTCATCATGGGCCATCCGAAATACCAAGTTTTGTCGGGTGATATTTTATTCGAAAAAAAATCCATTTTGGATCTTCCGACGAACGAACGTGCACGTCTCGGAATCTTTCTCTGCTTTCAATATCCTACGAGCATACCCGGAGTTACGATCGGAAACTTCCTAAAAACCATTGTAAAGTCCGTAAGAGGAAAGGAACTACCAGTCAAAGAATTTAGAAAAGAACTCAAAGAAGCCATGGCTGCGCTCGATATTCCGGAATCGTTTATCGCTCGTTATGTGAACGACGGATTTTCCGGAGGAGAGAAAAAGAGGAACGAAATTCTCCAAATGGGTTTACTCAAACCGAAACTTTCCGTATTGGATGAAACTGATTCGGGACTAGACATAGACGCGCTTCGAATCGTAAGCGAGGGAATCAACAGGAACAAAACTCCGGAAAAATCCATTCTACTCATCACACACTATCAAAGAATGCTAAATTACATTACACCCGATTTTGTTCACGTGTTTGCAAAGGGAAAAATCCTGAAGACCGGAACGAGAGAACTCGCGTTGGAATTGGAAGAAAAGGGATATGACTGGGTCCTTGCGGAATCCGGAGACTGA
- a CDS encoding DUF389 domain-containing protein, whose amino-acid sequence MQKKTSRDQKTNDQQPSFWDLLSPLFEFVDSLFHISNDTDENGTIESIKRGVNFSGSALWILIFAIFIASIGLNINSTAVIIGAMLISPLMGPIMGAGLALGIYDFELLKKSLRNLAVMTLLSLFTSAIYFLISPLSDAQSELLARTSPTIYDVLIAFIGGATGIVAGSRKDKISNAVPGVAIATALMPPLCTAGYGLANWNLKFFFGAFYLYLINSVFIGISTLIFVRYLKFTRTVYTDPAVDKKIYRYVYLVSICLILPSLYFAYDIVVDSSFKRNAKSYLENHFSFEKSKILSANVVRKSGEKKIEVTIIGETLSEEVLSQLKTLLPRYGLEGTELKIIQAGEAEHKKPGNLSLETGVGSKNQEEKIQLLENELRTLKDKNHLVQSVAKEINVLFPYVESFSFGDFLVQNVQDFTSSKEVTILVKWKRPISDVEKKRLELFLKLRIGVESLKVLDL is encoded by the coding sequence ATGCAAAAAAAAACATCTCGTGATCAGAAAACCAACGATCAACAACCTAGTTTTTGGGATTTATTGAGTCCATTGTTTGAGTTTGTCGATTCCTTATTTCATATCAGTAATGATACAGATGAGAATGGGACTATCGAATCGATCAAACGGGGAGTTAATTTTTCCGGTTCCGCTTTATGGATTTTGATTTTCGCGATCTTCATAGCATCAATCGGCCTAAATATCAATTCTACTGCGGTTATCATAGGAGCCATGCTCATTTCTCCTTTGATGGGACCAATTATGGGTGCGGGTTTGGCGCTTGGAATTTACGACTTCGAACTTTTGAAAAAATCCCTACGCAATCTTGCGGTAATGACACTTTTAAGCCTTTTTACTTCCGCAATATACTTTTTGATTTCCCCGCTTTCCGACGCTCAATCCGAACTTTTGGCGAGAACATCTCCTACCATATACGATGTGTTGATCGCATTTATCGGAGGTGCGACCGGTATTGTGGCAGGTTCTCGAAAAGATAAGATTTCGAACGCAGTTCCTGGAGTGGCAATCGCCACCGCTCTTATGCCTCCACTTTGTACTGCGGGTTACGGACTTGCGAATTGGAATTTAAAATTTTTCTTCGGCGCTTTTTATCTCTATCTGATCAACAGTGTTTTTATCGGAATCAGTACCCTAATTTTCGTACGTTATTTGAAATTCACTCGCACTGTTTATACGGACCCGGCGGTTGATAAAAAGATTTATCGTTATGTATATTTGGTATCCATCTGTTTGATTCTTCCTAGCCTTTATTTCGCCTATGATATCGTAGTCGATTCCTCGTTTAAGCGAAACGCGAAGAGTTATCTAGAAAATCATTTCTCGTTTGAAAAAAGTAAGATCCTCTCCGCAAACGTAGTAAGAAAAAGCGGCGAAAAAAAAATCGAAGTTACGATAATCGGTGAAACTTTGTCCGAAGAAGTTCTTTCCCAGTTGAAGACTCTTCTTCCTAGATATGGTCTGGAGGGAACTGAATTGAAGATTATCCAGGCTGGGGAAGCGGAGCACAAGAAGCCTGGAAATCTTTCTCTTGAAACCGGAGTTGGTTCGAAAAACCAGGAAGAGAAGATTCAACTTTTGGAAAACGAACTTCGAACTTTGAAGGATAAAAATCATTTGGTTCAATCTGTGGCGAAAGAGATCAACGTATTGTTTCCTTACGTGGAATCGTTTTCTTTCGGAGATTTTTTGGTCCAGAATGTTCAGGATTTTACCTCCTCGAAAGAGGTTACGATACTCGTAAAATGGAAACGTCCGATCAGTGACGTGGAAAAAAAACGACTGGAACTTTTTTTGAAACTAAGAATAGGAGTGGAAAGTTTAAAGGTCTTGGATCTCTGA
- a CDS encoding CRISPR-associated helicase/endonuclease Cas3, whose translation MKAEEKSYYKYWGKANKKGDYHLLVYHCFDVAAVGEVYLSQNETLCVHFSQKLGIDLLTFKNIFVFFLILHDLGKFSDCFQSLIPNIKNALGNSNSPIGPYSIRHDSLGYIFWGRCILKDERFGNYSGFLTEQNWLGWNELQSPKDKSYFTEFTDVLIRCVTGHHGRPPSKNGYSGQTAVSLDSHFTEADRLAALDFSKEANRILSPNLNFKGDLKTLYDSMFQISFWLAGLSVLCDWIGSNAEIFKYHTTPIDLEEYYTKISLNNALKAVNKSGILPSKIAFNENHFGIFEYLQEPTPLQKFCSEVVLPDSPSLFILEDVTGSGKTEAALILTHRLMQKNAYSGFYVGLPTMATANGMYQRMSGVYRNLYTKESLPSLVLAHGARNLSDSFQSSVISDNAILADRNYSLQSDKNPEESASAICNIWLSDNQKKSLLADSGVGTIDQALLSVLSTKFQSLRMFGLSRKVLILDEVHSYDPYMVELICCLLKTQAKIGASVILLSATLPKILRKTFSESFALGLDTELQNIKSGEYPLVSLISDRSEVEETPIPTRKEVSRKLNVKFLFKQEPVLQKILEMSNQGRCVCWIRNTVSDASQAFSFLHSKLGDQVVLFHSRFAMGDRLNIESQILENFGIRSDQKSRKGKIVVATQVVEQSLDLDFDYIITDLAPIDLILQRAGRLHRHCRDISGNVKQGLDERGEPLLWIFSPEPIDDPKSDWFSQFSRGGGMVYSDHGKLWLTARLLQERKGWKMPEDARNLIESVYGIDVEVPQSFQENQSKVKNDKKKQESSAVLSTIRLELGYSALNETSWDDSKFSTRYGIDNSSKVVLAKFVSDRLVPWISDTNRNWQNSELPVPNYLVEKEFIFENSNIAEVISNCKINLPDKGKHCVLLPLFYTNNSWRGKALNKNNEVVSFIYDERFGFRKEK comes from the coding sequence ATGAAGGCCGAAGAAAAATCATATTACAAATATTGGGGGAAAGCAAATAAAAAAGGCGACTATCATCTTCTGGTCTATCATTGTTTCGACGTTGCAGCAGTCGGAGAAGTTTATTTATCTCAAAATGAAACTCTATGCGTCCATTTTTCTCAGAAACTAGGAATCGATCTCCTAACTTTTAAAAATATTTTTGTTTTTTTTCTGATATTACACGATCTGGGCAAATTCTCGGATTGTTTCCAGTCCCTTATTCCGAACATCAAAAATGCATTAGGTAATTCGAATTCTCCAATCGGACCTTATTCCATACGACACGACAGTTTGGGTTATATTTTTTGGGGAAGATGTATTCTGAAAGACGAAAGATTTGGAAACTACAGCGGATTTTTAACCGAACAGAATTGGCTAGGTTGGAACGAATTACAATCTCCAAAGGACAAAAGTTATTTTACGGAATTTACGGACGTTTTGATCCGTTGTGTGACAGGACATCACGGACGTCCTCCCTCTAAAAACGGATATTCGGGACAAACGGCGGTCAGTCTGGATTCTCACTTTACCGAAGCCGACCGATTGGCTGCTTTGGATTTTTCTAAAGAGGCAAATCGCATCTTATCTCCAAACCTGAATTTCAAAGGGGATTTAAAAACATTATACGATTCTATGTTCCAAATTTCCTTTTGGCTTGCCGGACTTTCCGTTTTGTGCGATTGGATCGGTTCCAACGCTGAAATTTTCAAGTACCACACAACACCAATTGATTTAGAAGAATATTATACAAAAATTTCCTTAAATAACGCATTGAAGGCAGTCAATAAATCCGGAATTTTACCTTCCAAAATCGCTTTTAACGAAAATCACTTCGGTATTTTTGAATATTTACAGGAACCAACCCCTTTGCAGAAATTTTGCTCGGAAGTGGTTTTGCCCGATTCTCCTTCCCTTTTCATTTTAGAGGACGTCACCGGTTCCGGGAAAACCGAAGCAGCCCTAATCCTAACCCATCGTCTTATGCAAAAAAACGCCTACTCCGGTTTTTATGTGGGTCTTCCAACAATGGCCACCGCAAACGGTATGTATCAAAGAATGAGCGGAGTATATAGAAACTTATATACGAAAGAATCCCTACCCTCCTTGGTCCTCGCACATGGCGCTCGGAATTTATCCGATTCCTTTCAAAGTTCCGTGATTTCGGATAACGCAATTCTTGCAGATCGGAATTATTCTCTCCAATCCGATAAGAACCCGGAAGAAAGCGCCAGTGCCATTTGCAACATTTGGCTCTCGGACAATCAGAAAAAAAGTCTTCTCGCGGACTCAGGAGTCGGCACGATTGATCAAGCTCTTCTTTCCGTACTTTCTACTAAGTTTCAATCCCTTCGTATGTTCGGTCTTTCCAGAAAGGTTCTCATTTTGGACGAAGTTCATTCTTACGATCCCTATATGGTCGAACTGATCTGTTGTCTTTTAAAGACTCAAGCTAAAATAGGCGCCTCGGTGATTCTTCTCTCCGCAACCTTACCGAAAATCCTTCGTAAAACATTCTCCGAATCCTTTGCCTTAGGATTGGATACGGAACTTCAAAATATAAAAAGCGGGGAATATCCTCTTGTTTCTTTAATCTCCGATCGGTCCGAAGTGGAAGAAACTCCAATTCCCACTCGAAAAGAAGTCAGTAGAAAATTGAACGTAAAGTTCCTTTTCAAGCAAGAACCAGTACTGCAAAAAATATTAGAAATGTCGAATCAAGGACGTTGTGTCTGTTGGATCAGAAACACGGTTTCAGACGCCTCCCAGGCATTCTCTTTTCTCCATTCCAAGTTAGGCGATCAGGTTGTACTTTTCCATTCTAGGTTTGCAATGGGTGATCGACTGAACATAGAATCTCAAATTTTGGAAAACTTCGGAATTCGAAGCGATCAAAAATCGAGAAAGGGAAAAATAGTCGTTGCAACCCAAGTTGTGGAACAGTCCTTAGATTTGGATTTCGACTATATCATCACAGATCTCGCTCCGATCGATCTAATTTTACAAAGAGCCGGTAGACTCCATAGACATTGTAGGGACATATCCGGAAACGTCAAACAAGGATTAGACGAAAGAGGGGAACCATTATTATGGATCTTTTCTCCCGAACCGATCGACGATCCGAAATCGGATTGGTTCAGTCAATTCAGTCGAGGCGGAGGAATGGTTTATTCGGATCACGGTAAACTTTGGCTCACCGCAAGGCTTCTCCAAGAACGAAAAGGTTGGAAAATGCCGGAAGATGCAAGAAATCTAATAGAGTCCGTGTATGGGATCGACGTAGAGGTTCCACAGTCCTTTCAAGAAAATCAATCCAAAGTAAAAAACGATAAGAAAAAACAGGAAAGCTCCGCCGTTTTAAGTACGATTCGTTTGGAACTAGGGTATTCCGCCTTAAACGAAACTTCTTGGGACGATTCTAAATTTTCCACAAGATACGGCATAGACAATTCCTCAAAAGTAGTTCTGGCCAAGTTCGTTTCCGATCGTTTGGTTCCTTGGATTTCCGACACAAATCGAAACTGGCAAAATAGCGAACTTCCCGTTCCAAATTATCTTGTGGAAAAAGAATTTATATTCGAAAACTCGAATATTGCCGAAGTTATCTCTAACTGTAAAATAAATCTACCGGATAAAGGCAAACATTGCGTTTTACTTCCCTTGTTCTATACAAACAATTCTTGGAGAGGCAAGGCCCTTAACAAAAATAACGAAGTCGTATCTTTTATTTACGACGAAAGATTCGGTTTTAGAAAAGAGAAATAA
- the casA gene encoding type I-E CRISPR-associated protein Cse1/CasA has product MNLIKDVWIPTQRFSGKLEEISPFEITSQIENDSDPIVSLNAPRPDFNGALLQFLIGLLQAVFPPENETEWEDLFVNPPSPKVLKEAMEKVESAFELFGDGPRFMQDTNLNEEDTVFDISALFIESPGENTIKLKKDFFIKRDSISQICEKCAGIGLFSFQTNSPSGGQGHLTSIRGGGPLSTFVTSKLKNPKKNSLWSKLWLNVLPKSYFQVNGQKKIPFQSVFPWTNPKIEDLQSKGKTTTTNDLHPLSVYWSYPRRILMRKEAENGICDVCNRSSFVLVRSYHTKTYGLSYSEGGWIHPFSPYYKSKESWLPYHPQPGGILYHYWQTIALGKEQADQAALVVRRFLNRKIPGEQTSILTFGYDMDNMKARCWYESEIPFFNIPSDKIEKFEEQVSQILNASTEIKKNLRQAVRNAWFDKNKDTKGDLAFLDVSFLKDTENSFYDLIRNVKENLISGVADFAALKETWLKLLNKSACKLFDQYADSGSFEFEDPERIVEARKNLKIFNLGSKTRIILGLIVPEKTSKRSKK; this is encoded by the coding sequence ATGAATTTAATCAAGGACGTTTGGATTCCGACACAAAGGTTTTCCGGAAAATTAGAAGAGATCTCCCCATTTGAAATCACTTCCCAAATCGAGAATGACTCGGATCCGATCGTGTCCTTAAACGCTCCTAGACCAGACTTTAACGGCGCGTTGCTCCAATTTTTGATCGGACTTTTGCAGGCCGTTTTTCCTCCCGAAAACGAAACCGAATGGGAAGACCTTTTCGTAAACCCTCCCTCTCCCAAGGTTCTAAAAGAAGCGATGGAAAAAGTAGAGTCCGCCTTTGAGCTGTTTGGTGACGGTCCTAGATTTATGCAGGATACGAACCTGAACGAAGAGGATACGGTCTTTGATATTTCCGCACTGTTTATCGAATCCCCCGGAGAGAATACGATCAAACTGAAAAAGGATTTTTTTATCAAAAGAGATTCAATTTCTCAGATCTGCGAAAAATGTGCAGGAATCGGTCTTTTTTCATTTCAAACCAACTCTCCTTCCGGAGGGCAAGGGCACTTAACATCCATTCGAGGAGGCGGGCCTTTGAGCACATTCGTAACTTCTAAATTAAAAAATCCTAAAAAAAACTCTCTTTGGTCGAAACTTTGGCTCAACGTTCTCCCAAAATCGTACTTCCAAGTCAACGGCCAAAAAAAGATTCCGTTTCAATCCGTCTTTCCTTGGACCAATCCGAAAATCGAAGATCTTCAATCGAAAGGGAAAACGACCACTACCAATGACCTACATCCGTTGAGCGTCTATTGGTCCTATCCGAGAAGAATCCTTATGCGTAAGGAAGCAGAAAACGGTATCTGTGATGTCTGTAACCGCTCTTCCTTCGTTTTAGTCCGTTCCTATCATACAAAAACCTATGGTCTGAGTTATTCGGAAGGAGGTTGGATCCATCCTTTCAGCCCTTATTATAAATCCAAGGAGAGTTGGCTTCCGTATCATCCTCAACCGGGAGGAATCCTCTATCACTATTGGCAGACGATCGCCTTGGGTAAGGAGCAAGCAGATCAAGCCGCTTTGGTCGTTCGCCGTTTTTTAAATCGGAAAATTCCGGGAGAACAAACTTCGATTTTAACCTTCGGTTACGATATGGACAATATGAAAGCCAGATGTTGGTACGAATCCGAGATTCCGTTTTTCAATATCCCTTCCGATAAAATCGAAAAGTTCGAAGAACAAGTTTCGCAAATTTTAAATGCAAGTACGGAGATCAAAAAAAATCTTCGCCAAGCGGTGCGTAACGCTTGGTTCGACAAGAATAAGGATACCAAAGGGGATTTGGCGTTTTTAGACGTTTCTTTTTTGAAAGATACGGAAAATTCTTTCTACGATTTGATTAGAAACGTTAAAGAAAATTTGATCTCAGGCGTAGCGGACTTTGCAGCATTGAAAGAAACATGGCTTAAACTTTTAAACAAGTCCGCTTGTAAACTTTTCGATCAGTACGCGGATTCCGGTTCTTTCGAATTCGAAGACCCTGAAAGAATCGTAGAGGCGAGGAAAAATTTGAAAATCTTTAATCTCGGTTCGAAAACTCGAATTATACTCGGGCTAATCGTGCCTGAAAAAACCTCTAAAAGGAGTAAAAAATAA
- the casB gene encoding type I-E CRISPR-associated protein Cse2/CasB gives MRFYENKEKYKEIIINWWTDLRSQTGDRAALRRCSNGLDTLLIPYTHRLISKLFQEGFQFFPDKIGPIAGILSHIEEDNPSTPFARSMARKEGEKPVINEIRFRKILQYSDILSEELFYQNMIRIVKNLKKKANLSDLSLSIYSWNQKTRKDWAYDYYGTPTSENDLDNLENPQGENQ, from the coding sequence ATGAGATTTTACGAAAACAAAGAGAAATATAAGGAAATTATAATAAATTGGTGGACTGATCTGAGATCTCAGACGGGAGACAGAGCCGCCCTGAGAAGATGTTCCAACGGATTAGACACTTTGTTGATCCCTTATACCCATAGACTGATCTCCAAACTCTTTCAGGAAGGGTTTCAATTTTTTCCGGATAAAATCGGTCCGATCGCAGGTATTCTTTCTCATATCGAAGAGGACAATCCTTCCACTCCATTTGCACGCAGCATGGCGCGTAAAGAGGGGGAAAAGCCGGTCATAAACGAGATCCGCTTCAGAAAAATATTACAATATTCGGATATACTTTCGGAAGAACTATTCTACCAAAATATGATCCGGATCGTCAAAAACCTGAAGAAAAAAGCGAATCTTTCAGACCTTTCCCTTTCCATTTACTCTTGGAATCAAAAAACCAGAAAAGACTGGGCGTACGATTATTACGGAACCCCAACAAGCGAAAACGATCTCGACAATTTAGAAAATCCTCAAGGAGAAAACCAGTGA